The sequence CTCCAGCCAGGTGTACGTCCCCGACAGGACGCCGTCGACCACGCGCCGGTCGAGGTCGTCGGTGTTGGACCACAGACGGGTGAACAGCTCCTCGACCCGGATGCGGGCCTGCTCGCAGAAGACGTCCGCGAGCTGGTAGGCCTCGCGGCCGTGCTCCCCCGCTCCGCGCAGGTGCTCGGCGCGGACGCAGGCGGCGCTCATGGCGAAGAGTTCGGCGCCGATGTCGACGATCCGGCCGAGGAAGCCCTGCTTGGTCTCCATCCGGCCCTGCCAGCGGGACATGGCGTAGAAGGTGGACCGGGCGAGCTTGCGCGAGCACCGCTCGACGTACCGGAGGTGCCCGGAGAGGTCTCGGTGCCCGGCCGGATGGAACTCGGCGTACGTGCCCGGCAGTTGCCCCGGACCGGCGACGAGCTTGGGCAGCCAGCGGGCGTAGAACCCGGCGGCGCCGGCGCCCGCCTTCGCCTTGGCGGAGAGCGGTTTGTCGGGATCGATGATGTCGCCCGCGACCTTGAGGTGGGCGTCGACGGCCTCGCGGGCGATCAGCAGGTGCATGATCTCGGTGGAGCCCTCGAAGATCCGGTTGATCCGCATGTCCCGGAGCATCTGCTCGGCCGGGACGGCCCGCTCGCCGCGGGCGGCCAGCGACTCGGCGGTCTCGAATCCGCGCCCGCCGCGGATCTGCACGAGCTCGTCGGCGATCAGCCAGCCCATCTCGGAGCCGTACAGCTTGGCGAGGGCGGCCTCGATGCGGATGTCGTTGCGGTCCTCGTCGGCCATCTGCGAGGAGAGGTCGACGATGGCCTCCAGGGCGAAGGTGGTGGCCGCGATGAACGAGATCTTGGAGCCGACCGCCTCGTGCCGCGCGACGGGCCGGCCCCACTGCTCGCGTACGGCGGACCATTCGCGGGCGATCTTCAGCGACCACTTGCCGACGCCCACGCACATCGCGGGAAGCGAGAGCCGCCCGGTGTTGAGGGTGGTCAGAGCGATCTTCAGCCCGGCCCCCTCGGGCCCGATCCGGCAGGCACCGGGCACCCTGACCCGGTGGAAGCGGGTGACGCCGTTCTCGATGCCGCGCAGGCCCATGAAGGCGTTGCGCTGCTCCACGGTCACGCCGGGGGCGTCGGCCTCGACGACGAACGCGGTGATGCCGCCGGGGTGCCCCTCGGAGGCGGGGACCCGGGCCATGACGACGAGCAGATCGGCGACGACGCCGTTGGTGGTCCAGAGCTTCACACCGTCCAGGAGGTAGTCCGGACCGTCGGGCACGGCGGTGGTGGCGAGGCGGGCGGGGTCGGAGCCGACGTCCGGCTCGGTCAGCAGGAAGGCGGAGATGTCGGTGGTGGCCAGCCGGGGCAGGTAGACGTCCTTCTGCTCCTGGGTGCCGAAGATCTTCAGCGGCTGCGGTACACCGATCGACTGGTGCGCGGAGAGCAGCGCGCCGATCGCGGGGCTGGCGGAGCCGACGAGAGCGAGCGCCTTGTTGTAGTACACCTGGGTGAGTCCGAGCCCGCCGTACTTGGTCTCGATCTTCATCCCGAGCGCGCCGAGCTCCTTGAGCCCGCTGATCACCTCGTCGGGAATCCGCGCCTCCCGCTCGATCCGCGCGCTGTCGATGTGCGTCTCGCAGAACGCCCTCAGCCGCGCCAGGAACTCCTCGCCACGCCGTATGTCGTCGGGCGGCGGCAGGGGGTGGGGATGGATCAGGTCGAGCCGGAAGCGCCCCAGGAACAGCTCCTTGGCGAAGCTGGGCTTGCGCCAGTCCTGCTCACGGGCGGCTTCGGCGACCCGGCGCGCTTCGCGTTCGGTGACCTTGGGGGCCTGGGGGACCTGAGGGGTGTTGTGTGGTGCGGACATGAGGGACCTCACCTCGCCGCGCGCGACCGGGAGGGAAGAACCGCCCGGTACGCACGGACTGCTAGTCGCTGCTTACTGGTCCGTATGTAACCCGTGTACCCGTGGTTCGGCACCCGCACCAGACCCCGCGCACGGGGTGGGCCGCCGGGGCGGGGGGGGTGCCTCTATGTCCTTCGTCAAGTGTGACCGTGTGCCGCAGTCGGCGACTCTTGAGCACCCCGGCAACCATTCCGGCTCGGCGGGGGTCCTCCATACCAGGCCCCGCTCGGGGCCATCGACGCAAGAGGGAGGAGCGTCATGGGGGTCCGCAGGGCAGCGAAAGGCGTCGGCGACTTCCTGGTCGAGACGCTGGGAGAAGCCGTCGCCGAGGTGATCCTCAGCCTGCTCGCCTGTGCCCTGCTCGGCTGCCTGGCTCTGATCGCCTACCTGAGCTGGTCCCTCAGCCCGCGCTTCACCATCGCGGGGGCTGGGCTGCTCAGCCTCCTCCTCGCCCACGGCGCTTGGCAGACCTTCCGTACTCCCGCGAAGGGGCGCCGTCGGGGCCTCGCAGCCCTGACCGCTGTCGGTTTCACTGTGACCGCCATGACGGCCCTCTTCCTGCTGCTCTACTCCACAGGATGCGACTGCCTGTGAGGCCGTTTGGTTCAGCTACGCAAGTCCGAGGCCGGTCATGCGGTAGCTGTTTCGGGAACGCGTGACTCGTAGAAGGTGCCGTCGCGGAGCATGGCGAACAGGACGCTGACGCGTTGGCGGGCGAGGCGCAGGAGGGCCTGGGTGTGGGTCTTGCCGCGTGCTCGTTGCTTGTCGTAGTAGGTGCGGGAGGCCGGGTCGGCGTTCATGCAGGCGAAGACGGACAGGAAACATGGCGCCTTTGAGTTGCCGGTTGCCGCCTCGGGGTGCGTGTTCGCCGTGGATGGAGGTCCCGGACGACTTGGTGGTGGGGGCGAGGCCGGCGTAGGAGGCGAGGTGGGCGGCGGTGGGGAAGCTGGTGCCGTCGCCGACGGTGACCAGCAGGACGGCGGCGGTCCTGACGCCGACGCCGGGCATCGACGTCAGGACCGGGGAAAGAGGGTGAGCCTCCAGCAGGCTGTTGATCTGGGCTTCCATCGCCCGGCGCTGGGTGTGGACAGCGGCCAGCGAGGCAGCCAGGGAGGGGATGACGAGGTCGAGAGTGCCAGTGCCGGGGACCGTGACGGTCTGTTCGTCGAGGGCGTCGAAGACGTCGTCGATCAGTCGGGCGGCCATGCGCGGTGCTTTCGGGCGGATCAGTTCGACGAGTCTGCGGCGTCCGGCCTTGCGCAGGGCGGCCGGGGAGCCGTATCGCTCCAGCAGCCAGGTCACCGCCTGGTGGTCCAGGCGCGGGCCCAGGACACGCTCCAGCGAGGGATGGAACTGGGTGAGCAGGCCGCGTATCCGGTTGGAGGTGCGGGTGGCCTCGGCGGCCAGGTCCTGGTCGAAGCCGACGAGGACGGTCAGCTCGGCGGTGATCTCGTCGGTGAGTTCCAGCGAGCGCAGGGTGTGCGGCATCGTCCGGGCGGCGTCCACGATGACGGCGGCGTCCTTGGCGTCGGTCTTGGCATCGCCCGGGTAGAGGTCGGCGATCCGGCGCATGGCCGGTCCGGGCAGGTAGGCGACCTGGCAGCCCGCGTCCCGGGCGACGGTCAGCGGCAGGGCGCCGATCGAGGCAGGCTGGTCCACGATCACCAGCACGGTGCCGAACTTCGCGGTCAGCTTGTCGAACACGGCCCGCAGCTTCGGCTCGCTGTTGGGCAGCGGCTTGTCGAAGACCTTCTTCCCGCCCGGGGTGAGCCCATGACCGTGATGGCTGCTCCTGCCGACATCCAGGCCGAGGAACACGCCCACGTCTTCGATCTCGAACATCGTGACCCTTCCTGGGTGTTGACGGTG is a genomic window of Streptomyces sp. YPW6 containing:
- a CDS encoding lysine transporter LysE, whose translation is MGVRRAAKGVGDFLVETLGEAVAEVILSLLACALLGCLALIAYLSWSLSPRFTIAGAGLLSLLLAHGAWQTFRTPAKGRRRGLAALTAVGFTVTAMTALFLLLYSTGCDCL
- a CDS encoding acyl-CoA dehydrogenase family protein produces the protein MSAPHNTPQVPQAPKVTEREARRVAEAAREQDWRKPSFAKELFLGRFRLDLIHPHPLPPPDDIRRGEEFLARLRAFCETHIDSARIEREARIPDEVISGLKELGALGMKIETKYGGLGLTQVYYNKALALVGSASPAIGALLSAHQSIGVPQPLKIFGTQEQKDVYLPRLATTDISAFLLTEPDVGSDPARLATTAVPDGPDYLLDGVKLWTTNGVVADLLVVMARVPASEGHPGGITAFVVEADAPGVTVEQRNAFMGLRGIENGVTRFHRVRVPGACRIGPEGAGLKIALTTLNTGRLSLPAMCVGVGKWSLKIAREWSAVREQWGRPVARHEAVGSKISFIAATTFALEAIVDLSSQMADEDRNDIRIEAALAKLYGSEMGWLIADELVQIRGGRGFETAESLAARGERAVPAEQMLRDMRINRIFEGSTEIMHLLIAREAVDAHLKVAGDIIDPDKPLSAKAKAGAGAAGFYARWLPKLVAGPGQLPGTYAEFHPAGHRDLSGHLRYVERCSRKLARSTFYAMSRWQGRMETKQGFLGRIVDIGAELFAMSAACVRAEHLRGAGEHGREAYQLADVFCEQARIRVEELFTRLWSNTDDLDRRVVDGVLSGTYTWLEEGVIDPSGEGPWIADAAPGPSVRENQHRPLR